The sequence TCCCGAACTGCGCAAAGTGATTGTATTTTCCTTCGCGCGGAAACATATCGAGGTAGAACATGCCCATGGGCTCGCCCGTTTTTTCGTCGAGCACGGCATACAACTGCAGTCCGTCTACCCATTTATAGGGCGCGTCGATCGCCTGGAACTTCAGGCCGAAGATGCTTTGGTAGATGGCAAACATGCCATCAAGCACGCGCTGGTATGGAAAATAAGCGCGGAGCTGTTCGACATCGACGTTGTAACGTTCCTTCTTCAACTGGTTGCTGAAATATCGCCAGTCCCAAACTTCAACGCGTGCATTGCTATCTCCAGTCTCCTTGACCTTCAATTTTTGATATTCCGCAAGCTCGGCTGCGAACTTTGGCTGCAGGCCTGCGATCAGCCGCTCTTCGAACGCTATGGCAGTGGCGGCGTTCTTGACCATCTTCACTTCCGTCCCGTAATCCGCCCAGTGCGCGTAGCCAAGGCGGCGGGCGATGTCGTGGCGCAGCGGCAGGATCTTCTCAAGCAGCGGCAGGTTCTCCTCGCGAGCAAGGTTGCTCTGTTCGACGAGCAAGCGCTTGCGCGTCTCCTCTCGGCGCGCATTGTCCATGACGGAAATGTAGTGCCACGTCACGTTGGCCAGGACGCTGTATTGGTCATCGCCGGTTTTGATTTGCGTCAGGAAATCTTCAGGAACGCCCTCGAGTTCAGCCTTCGTGAACACCAGCACCTTCTTTGCCTTGGTGATGTTGTTTTGGTAATCCGTTGAAAGCCCCGTCAGCTGTTTTCGCAACGCTTCCACTTCGTCCCTTTCAACCTTGGACAGGTGCAACCCGGCGCGCTTGTAGTCGCGCATGGTTTCCGTCAGCAACTTCGCATCTTCGCCCGCGAGCTTCGGCTGCGTGTCTGCAAAACCCTTCACCACCCGATACACGTCCTCCCGATACTCCAGCCCAACCATCCACGATTCGAATTCCTTGATTGCCGCGGTTGCCGCGTCCCGAAGTGCGGCGTTCGTGCTCGTCTGTTCAATCACCGAAAGGCGGTTGGCCACGCCTACAACCTGGTGCACAAGGTCGTCGATCGCGCGCACTGTGTTGTCGAAGGTTGCAGATGCCGGCGGGATGGCGCCAACGCGATCCAACGTTGAATTGCCAAGGGCGATCGCATTCGAAACGGATCCCTGGATTTGCGCCGCGCTGGTTTCAAATGTGGGCAGCGCGATGCGCGAATTGAATTTTGCAGCGCGCTCCTGGACCTGCTCGAGCGTGAGGGAGGATTTGCTGCCGTGCTGGGGCGGAGAGGTGCAGGCTGACATGATGAGAGAAACGACCGCAATAATGAACAGGTTGCGACGCATAAATAAGTGTGATGGAACGTTAGTGCAGGATGCTAAATGCCGTGGCGCAGACTTCCAAGTCTGCTGTATCGCCCGTCCGCCGTAGCAGTTATTGCGGAGGGTGGACAGGTTTCCCAACCTGCACGGCGCCGGTCGCGCCCAGCCGGCTTGGACGCACGGCGATACAGCAGGTTCGGAGACCTGCGCCACGCGTTTATTTCTTTGCGAAGATTTTATTCGCTTCCTCGAGGGTTTCCTTCGATCCGATGTCATACCAGATTCCGGGAACCTTCCAGGTGTAGACCGGCGTTCGCGAATAGAGCCATTGCACGAGGCGGCCCGGTTGATCAGGGTTGTTTCCCTCAGCGATGTATTTGTCAATCATCGGGATCACGCTCTTTGGGTAATAATAGAGCGCGATGCCTGTCAGAGTGCTCGTGGGGTTCTTCGGCTTCTCCTCGAAAAACGTGATTCGCCCCTGGTCATCGAGCGTGATCGAGTTGTATTTCTTGATCTGCTCGAGGTCGCCGACGTCATAAAGCGCCAGCACGGGAGCATTCTTCTCGCGGCATACGCGCCCGAACCCTTCCAGGTTTTCGCTGAACAGGTTGTCCCCTGCCACGACGATGAGGTCGTCATTCACATTGTGCGTCTTGAGCACGTAATGAATATCGCCAATCGCGCCGAGCTTGTTGGTATCGTCGGTCGACCCATCGTTGACGATGGTAAAATTGAGATGGGAGCGGGTGGCGCGGTACTCATCGGACCACTTTTGGAAATGCCCGGCGAACTTGGCATTTGTCACGACATAGATGCGATCGATCCCGCCCACGGCCGACAGATTGTCGAGCACGTATTCGATCATCGGTTTCCCTGCGACGGGCAGGAGCGGCTTGGGTTGGGTGAGCGTAAGGGGATACAGCCGCGTTGCATATCCAGCGGCGAGAATAATGACTTTCATCGTTGGCAAAATCGTGTGTTAACAAACGCGTGAAACGCGGACACTATTGCTGGCAGTGCCCGCGTGCGTCAACAGATACGAACAAAACAAACCTGCCAGGAATATGGGGTGAATTGCGCGCCAATCACCCTCAGGCTGGCGGCTGTTCCATCACGAATTCTCCCAATTCCGTCCTCAGTTCCGAAGACAACGCCACGCCATTCGTCAGCACCCTCACGCCGTCGAACTGGCGCAGCTGTTGCAGCCACGGAACCCATCCCGCATTGGCCAATTCTTCGAGCGGCACTGCGGCGGGGCGCTGAAACAGTATCGCCAAAAGCCTGGCACATCCGTCCATGTCGGCCTGCCGGAGCCGCCGGGCCTGGGCGGCAATTTTGAAAGAGCCGAAAAAAAGCCGCGGCCCGCTCAGCAGGATGTCTGCGATCATGTTGGCCGACGCTCCTGAATGAATGAGCATCATCGCCAGCGCGCCTGTCGGTCCCGTGTGATACGCCAGCCCTGGAACAGTCTTGTAATCATCCGCCGGGTAATCGCCCCAATGAAACGGATCCGTTCGAAAATATTGAAACACCAACAAACCCGTGAACACTGCGCTGCAAACCAAACGGGCCTCGTGGGAGAGGCTGAGCCTTTTGCGAAACAACAATTCCGATGCAGCGGAGACGCCCTTCGATCCGCCGTAAATTACTGCATAAGTCAGCCAGAAGGTCAGAAACAGGACGATCAAGCCTGCGATGAGCATGAACAGGGAGAGCCCTGAGTTCTGCAGGACCAATTGCGACTTTTCCCGTGCAATCCACCGTTTTAACGCGTCCTCAAGCATCTTGGCGAAGTTCGTTCCAGCTGCGTGCCATTGAACCCGTCGCGCGCACCTGCATCAAGCCCCTTGCAGGAGGAAAACGGCCGAAGTTTGTAACTGCTCGGCCGGATGCAACGGCGCGCGAACTTCAAGCATTCCGCATCCCGTGTTTCCCAACCTGCTCTGCAAGCACGATCTTCGATGAAGGCCGCGCGGATTAGAACCGGATCACGTTCAGCACGCGATGACCCGAACTCCACAGATCTTCGAGGAACCGTTCCGTCGCGGCACCCGTGACGCGCACCACGCAGACAGGCAGGCCATCCTGCTCCGAGGTGGTCAGGCTCAAGACGCGCAACTTCCGCCTCGCAGCTTCGCCGCAGATGTAATCGAAAATGTTTTCGCCGGCGGAAACATCGAACGTGACACGAGCGCCACCTTGCAAGGTTGGAAAGATACTGACGAACGCCCGAAAGATATCGGACTCCGTGATGATGCCGGCCAGTTTGCCATCACGCAAAACTGGCAGTGCGCCCACTTTCTTTTCAGCCATCACGGCAGCAGCCTGTTCGATGGGAGCGTCAGGCGTCGTCGTTTGGAGGTCCCTGGCCATCACCTGGCCTGCGTTGCCTGGCGCAGCGCCGGACCGGGCGGCGATTACTGCAAAGGGATTAACGTCCGACGGAAACGCGTGGAGGATATCCTTGGCGGACACCAGTCCAACCAGGCGCTCACCCGCCTGGCCGGGTTCAGTTACGAGCACGCGCCGAATGCGCTTCTCAGCCATCAGGGCTGCCACTTCGTTCAGCGGCATTTCCGGCCGAACCGTCACCACGTCCCGAACCATCCACATGCTGACGATCATAAAGGCAGGACCTTGGGTTTGTTCATGCGGACGCTGTGCGCCCCAGTTCATTCAGCAGGCCATGCAGGAAAACGACGTTGTCGCTCTGCACGTAATGCATGCGGCCGCCCATGCGATCGAAGCTCTTGCAGAATCGCAGGTAGTAGGCGGGATTCGATTTCGGCGGTTCACCCTGCGACCAGTCCCATCCCCCGCCCTCCTGGACATCCACCACGAAAAATGAATGGCCCTGCACGATGGGCCGATTTGAATGCAGCCGCAGATTGTTGACGCAGCTCAGGCTTTTCTCAAACACCTGCGGCGCCATGATTGCCGAACCGACGGAAAGCACGACGCCGTTGTCGAGGCCTTCAACGGAAGCGCCGAAGAGCCGGAAATCCATTGCTGCCGCCCGCCCAATAACCGCTCCATTAAACATGGGATGATTCGAAATGATGTCGTACCCGATCCCGGGATGCACCGTGACGGGAACGTTTCGTCGAAAGGCTTCGGCGAGAATGGCGCTGCTTTTCCAGGGGTGCGCGACGGCGATGCGGCCAGATGGCAAACGATGAAGGTGCATCGCCTGCAAAAGATCCGCACGCGCTGGAGCAAGCGGGTGCAGAGGCTCGGCGCGCAGGCTGGCTTCCAGTTCACTGATTGCCGGAAGCGTGACCCCATCTTCTTCGATGAAGCGTCCGAGGCTGCGGCCATACCCTTCCTGACGCAACGCGCCTGCAAGCAGCGCAAGGTGAATGTTGCGCCCGGTTTCATCCCAGGTCCCGAACGTTCCAGTCACCACGTTCTTCCGAACGCTTTCCTCGGTGCGTCCCAGAAAGGAAAGTTCCCAGTCGTGAATCGTTCCCGCGCCATTAGTCGCAAGGTGCGTGATCCAGCCTTCGCGCAGCAGCGCATTCACGATAAGAAGCGCGCCGTTTTTGACCAGGTGCGCGCCATACATCAGGATCACGCTCGCATTCTGATCGCGCGCTTTTCTGATGCGATCAGCACAAGCGCGAATGTGCTGCGCCACATTCGGCGGACACGCGGCAGGCCG is a genomic window of Verrucomicrobiia bacterium containing:
- a CDS encoding M3 family metallopeptidase; translation: MRRNLFIIAVVSLIMSACTSPPQHGSKSSLTLEQVQERAAKFNSRIALPTFETSAAQIQGSVSNAIALGNSTLDRVGAIPPASATFDNTVRAIDDLVHQVVGVANRLSVIEQTSTNAALRDAATAAIKEFESWMVGLEYREDVYRVVKGFADTQPKLAGEDAKLLTETMRDYKRAGLHLSKVERDEVEALRKQLTGLSTDYQNNITKAKKVLVFTKAELEGVPEDFLTQIKTGDDQYSVLANVTWHYISVMDNARREETRKRLLVEQSNLAREENLPLLEKILPLRHDIARRLGYAHWADYGTEVKMVKNAATAIAFEERLIAGLQPKFAAELAEYQKLKVKETGDSNARVEVWDWRYFSNQLKKERYNVDVEQLRAYFPYQRVLDGMFAIYQSIFGLKFQAIDAPYKWVDGLQLYAVLDEKTGEPMGMFYLDMFPREGKYNHFAQFGIIDGKELRDGTYQRPTVALVCNFPAPTADRPSLLSHSDVETLFHEFGHAMHSILTRAKYTRFSGTSVPRDFVEAPSQMLEYWVWDKKVLDSFAADYRDPTKKIPEEVLAKLKEARLATEGTRYRRQLSFGLMDLTLHTQITKDNAGQALALSNQKLSEVFLPMPSDTAFVTYFGHIIGYSAGYYGYAWADAISADMATVFEKAPNGYHDKEIGMRLRREIYEPGDSRDVNISIEKFLGRPRSLEPFFKHIGMQ
- a CDS encoding CBS domain-containing protein translates to MIVSMWMVRDVVTVRPEMPLNEVAALMAEKRIRRVLVTEPGQAGERLVGLVSAKDILHAFPSDVNPFAVIAARSGAAPGNAGQVMARDLQTTTPDAPIEQAAAVMAEKKVGALPVLRDGKLAGIITESDIFRAFVSIFPTLQGGARVTFDVSAGENIFDYICGEAARRKLRVLSLTTSEQDGLPVCVVRVTGAATERFLEDLWSSGHRVLNVIRF
- a CDS encoding nucleotidyltransferase family protein, with amino-acid sequence MKVIILAAGYATRLYPLTLTQPKPLLPVAGKPMIEYVLDNLSAVGGIDRIYVVTNAKFAGHFQKWSDEYRATRSHLNFTIVNDGSTDDTNKLGAIGDIHYVLKTHNVNDDLIVVAGDNLFSENLEGFGRVCREKNAPVLALYDVGDLEQIKKYNSITLDDQGRITFFEEKPKNPTSTLTGIALYYYPKSVIPMIDKYIAEGNNPDQPGRLVQWLYSRTPVYTWKVPGIWYDIGSKETLEEANKIFAKK